A stretch of DNA from Leguminivora glycinivorella isolate SPB_JAAS2020 chromosome 12, LegGlyc_1.1, whole genome shotgun sequence:
gggcaaagttgttgtttaacgaCACGTGCAAATATTGAAacccgagcaagtgaaagattccaatgttgaattttgagcgttgcgaggtttcaattttttttttttttaatactacgtcggtggcaaacaagcatacggcccgcctgatgtaaagcggtcaccgtaacctatggacgcctgcaactcaaacagtgtcacatgcgcgttgccaccccattagaaacttgtacactcccttttgctgtgttaagtacacagcaaaaaggagtgtaaagGTTCttaggagggttcgggttgccgacgactcaaaggacaatagacggaacatgttagttccgtaagtcctcccgtcatcagcacaccgcaccctcgctgagctctggcagccttactcaccgacaggaacacaacactatgagtagggtctagtgctatttggctgcggtcttctgtaaggcggaggtactaccccagttgggctctgctctagattcgagcgagatgatatccgctgtgctgtgccctaccacacaaagcggaatatcactcgctatgccctacctcctaccacaccaacacgaataaaACATGAAACCAAATTAAATCCAGCAATATATTCAATACTTATGATTCACAATaatttaaattgtggcgtaggcgagaggctggcaacctgtcactgcaatgtcacagttttgttttctttcaaccccttatatgccaagagtggcactgaagctttagtagtttcatgtgttctgcctacccctttatgggatacaggcgtgattgtatgttgtatgtatgtatgtatttatacgtaaattctaccagctagCACAAGGCATCAAGGTAACGAGACTTGAAATAATAGGAATAATGCCGATGATTAAAAGTATAGGTGCGTTTAGTAATTGACAGGTAATTATACCCAACAATAAATTTCTGTTAACGGTAATTACATAACATGAACGTTCATAACTTTCAAGAACAGAAAAATCGTAAATCAGCCGACCGAAATACAACACGACTGAAATACGCAAAATGAATGCAATCAATCATTCCTTTCACAACTTATTGATTCAATCAGACCGCGCCACGATTTGTACTGTGCAAATAAGATCGGGTTTCGACCACGCCATTTATGGCAGAAGTCACATTTATCAGCATCGAGCTACATTTGTGTATGAGAAAAttgagaaatcgctcgttagtttGAATATGCGTCCGCATGCTTTCAGCCTTTCCGCAAATTCTTtcaaaaaaagcgctggtggcctagcggtaagagcgtgtgactttcgatccggaggtcgcgggttcgaaccccggctcgtaccaatgagtttttcggaacttatgtgcgaaatgttatttgatatttgccagtcgcttttcagttaaggaaaacatcgtgaggaaaccgggctaattccaataaggcctagttaccctttgggttggaaggtcagatggcagtcgctttcgtaaaactagtgcctatgccaaatcttgggattagttgtcacagtggaccccaggcccccatgagccgcggcaaatgccgggataacgcaaggaggatgatgatgcttTTAGCCTTTCGATGCGTGAACGTCTTTGTACTgacgagcgatttctcatagAGATATTAAGTAGCAGCTGTTTATTATCATAATTTGCCATCCATGATTTTTTGATGGGAACAGCAGCTCCCTTAAACGGCTACATACAAAAGCCAAAAGCTGCATTCCGTGACGATCTCGCTACCAAGTTACGTATCGAACTTATGGTAGCaacaaatattttcattatacagtgcgtaaacgtaataagggcgataaatgaaaccaggcatataattcaatattgttatcattaattaagaggtgtttttgagttactcttaattttcagcgcataattaatttttgaaaaatttcccagcagcaatgtactgtaaacgtggttgcgatgacaatcaatgacaactgtcaacgagcggttaacgcgagtgtgtttgcattacgttgcgggacgaattattttatatggattaaaaaaatatttcaattttaagtaaaagttatcttattccattttttatgtcctatactcaccaccgttaagaggttcgcccgtattaggtttacaccctgtattattAGTCCCTTTTCTGCTATAGAATTTACATCAATGTTTACATGAACATCAACCGACTGTGACGTTAAGCTGATTAATTAGAATTTCGACTGTCATTTTCATTGAAGTAAGGATTATACGATTAACGTAGGCGTGAGATCACAGGCTTACCTCTGTACAGTCGCCAGATATATTGGAGTTGCCAAAGCCACAGTATTaaaccagtaataattcttcaaacaaattttgcgccgcgcggtttgtccttgagtagcgctcgcacgcagcgaggtgcagagagtacatgCGTATCCGGAggatgccggtcgcgtcagtacgGGCCGCGCTGCCGTGTCGCTCGGGGTCATGGGGGTGATGACCCCCCGTGGAGCCTAGGTTggtcatacaaatagaccacgtgacccccccccccctcggGGCAAATGCATGATAGCGTAAACATCATGGATATGGAATCCTTTTCTTTGTTCAGGATTCAATATGCACCCTCGACGAAAATTTACTATTGACAGCAGAGTACAACTTGCTTTTTTGTATAATACCTATTAGATTTATATGATTTAccgtatacataattattatacaaaatACATAAGTACTCATTTAACACGAGTACCTGCTTATTTtcctacattttaaaaataaatcgtCTCTTCCACATTAAACATGTTTTCGCTTATTAAAGCTGTACTTTCAGACTACTTTAACTGTCGTACTagtttaaaacataattatagcaCTGTTCATAAAAACGTAACGAAGCTGCAATGGTACTAACGATCCTAGCGCGCAGCATTTAAAAAATGGAAACAtcattagtttttatttttagtgctttattttctttttttaaaaagAGAAAAAATTTGGTGTAATAAACCGGCTAAAATTAAACCATATCATACAAGGTGATTCAGCAGACGTGACAAGAATCAAGACTCGTATTCAGTAACTTGTAAGTTACATAAGCATTATgttgtatattaatattattgagatattttgttttattattataaatgggcttactctggGCCACAGaccagccaaaggcaaagacgtgacctacgatggagtgagctcgcccagaagatgcctgttcatccttgatttgaaggttaccAGGTTATATGAggtcggaaatatagccgccagcaaggaattccactcgatagcagtgcgcataagaaaataCGAAGCAAATCACTTCGTGcaaattcgcggaatatctaccaagtaaggctggaaaccggccgtgcgtctaacaGTCCGATGGATAAatgttagtttattttttattagtaaaaatgtcacagtttcgttttctttcaaccccttatttgccaagagtggcactgaaacttaagtagtttcatgtgctctgcctacccctttatgggatacaggcgtgattgtatgtttgtatgtatgtttaaaaatatatatgttttaatttatttgcgCAAGTCATGGTCACCCTAAAATAAGAATACTTCTGATATGTTTCTTTATTTATGAAAAGTCATATCTCACGCAACAGTGAAATTTTATTACCTTCACAATCAGTGCTGTTGTCGTATAAATGAAAACTTAGTGAGTATGTACATTTATCTAGGGATACCAGACCCTATTCTCATGAATCGTCCTGTAGACTCTAGAAtgattttaataactttgaagAATAAGGTTTTCTTACCGTACTAAGTATGTTTCAGTTTCAGTTTCATTTATTTGCTTTATCaggtacattacaatacatagttGTTATTTGTAAAGTAGGaggtacatgataccctgtCAGGGCATTGCAAAAACATCCTAAATactaagtttatataaatataaatattatcattatcatgcattaaaaagagaaagaaaaaaaaattattaaatactaaataacTATACATTCAAGGTTTTAGCAATAATTAAGATTTCAACTATACAATATGTcagcaatatttataattattataattatgcacATTAATAAACATCAGTACAAAAATTGTCATTCATATATTCCTTAATTGAGTAATAAGCTTTATAAATAAGAAATCTCTTTAACTTTTGACTAAACATGCTCAGGGGCTCAATTCGGCATGGCGAATTTGACGTTTCACGTTGACTCTCAAATGATAGTGGATTGGATCACGGGTTGTCGAATACGTGCAGCTGTCATCTGGATTGGTACTAGGTTGGGACTAGAGCTCAGGCAATGTACCGGATaaaatttttgtaacatttatttttgatggagtattttttaagttttgagtattttaaaagaacggACTTCtatctttgaaataaataacatatgaCATTTTTATCACCTCGTATCTCCATTTTCACTGTTACTTgaagtaaaatgtttttttgctaaTAGACGGTCGTCGTCGTGCCAGCTacaccaaaaaatatttaaaaaaaatattgcttaaaaatatgttagttGATTAATCTCTTTGACTCAAAACTTCGCGATACGTCCGAGCCTTTCTaacaaaaagataaaatattcacaaataacacctatttgtagaaatcctaAGCACGGCAAACGATTAAATTCCCTTTTTTGGGTCAAACTTGTAATACTGGCAATACTTTTGGTACACACTTTTGGTCTGCATTTTGCTAACGTGTCACGACTCTAGTATTGATTCTACTTTGATTTTActcttgtgtcaaagtgacagaatGAGATTGCAATTCGAATCATCATATCATTACAAAGATATCAATTGCGTAATTTTACACGAATTTAATCTCTCATGGCCTGACAATACGAACCAAGGCATGCGTTCTCCTGAATGGCACAGTATATAGACTTTTTTGTCGATGGGTATGGCCGCCATGTTTGGTTTATGACACTTAGACGGGGATTTTGTCGTACCAAAGAGTAAATTGCAAGTTTTTTTCGGCACAACTTGGTTCCTCTACTCGTCGCAAGATGGCGTtggcattattaaaataaacaagaatgACGTGCATTTGCGTCGGTGTAGACCCATCATGAAAACGTAGAtatgataattttatatttaaaaaaagctaacgtgacataaatttgacaaatgtctAAAAGAAATATAGTATCTTCTGTGTAATATCTTCTTCCGTGCACGTGTGATTTATTGTTTAGTCAATTTAAATATCACTCTAAGTAAGAACTGTTAGACAAAACACTCGTAGCATAATTGTATATTTCAATATATCACagccatacatttttatattctttcagGTGATTCAGCTTACCCACAGAGGCAAACACTACTGATGGATGCACTGACTTTTGGATGCACCTGTAGGATCTCCAGAAGCTCGTTATACCGCTTTACAAGTTCGAGCCCGCAACTCTATAGAGCGGTGTTTTGGGCGACTAAAAATCAGTTGGTAGTGTTTGTCGTCAATGGAGAAACTGCACTACAAGCCAGCAGCGGCAGCTAAGATCGTTAAAACGTGTTGTGTGCTTGACAATATAGCTAACAAAGCGAATTGTGAACTGCCTCCGCTGAACCGACACGAAGAACAGGAGCAGCAGCAGGAGCAGAGATTAGCGGCGGAGTTTGACGCCCGTCAGCAGAATgctgatatttatttggcaatggCTCCTGACAGGTGTTGGCTAAACAAAGAGCTGCAGCTGGGTCGCGCTGCTCGTCAAGCGCTTGTCCGGCAGTTAGCAAATTATGTAAGTAGTTATGGTaggtctatttcagtttatagttaaggtgagccaaaaaagctatattttaagttcacatcttaaccattagtataattatcattaatttcattacagAACCCATTTTTTCCTAACTTTTGTGTCGTCATGGGAGTGTCGTAAATTAGGTTTCGGggctgctgatttcaaaattaatgttcaatTTGAAATCTGACATTTGACACAAATTCGTCATGGGTAttgctatattatattagtataatcaagaaccatttaatactggactgacatagcccatacaaaaaagcgtacccctaaaaAAAAAGCTCAATTTTTGGTTCAAAACTAGATGGCATTGTTTTGCAACCCGGGAgttgaaaaaaacataatttcacctatatttttacttgtttttagggttccgtagtcaactaggaacccttatagtttcgccatgtctttctgtccgtccgtccgtccgtccgcggataatcttagtaaccgttagcactagaaagctgaaatttggtaccaatatgtatatcaatcacgccagcaaagtgcaaaaataaaaattggaaaaaaatattttattagtttgccccccccctacatgtaaagtggggtttgatattttttttcattccaaccctaacgtgtgatatattgttgggcaggtatttaaaaatgaataagggtttactaagatcattttttgataattgtTGAAAATATACCAATGTAATTGCACCTCCATGTTAGGTCTATTATTTGTGTTTATGACATGTGGTTTAAAAACTAACTTCCGGGGTTCGATATTCAAATATATGTGTCATTCGTGTAAATGCAATGGTGGTTTGTTGATCTAAAATAAAACTCATTATCACAATTAAAActgttttctttatttaatttcatcagGTTATGGGCCCAGCCACAGCCTGGCGCATATTCCTGTAAAATTATCTAAAGAATTCAGGAAGTATATCGTCAAATAAAATGTGTCGGCGAGAAGTATAAAAGTGAGGTATAGGACGCCATTgctgaaaattttaatttacttgCTCGGCGTTAAGAGTAAGGAAGGAACAGCACGATGGATTTGAACTTAAATACAAATAACAGCTTGATAAAGTTGGAAGGATCCAGTAACTGGAATATATGGAAATTTCAAACAACCGTATTGTTGCGAGGTCAAAAATGGTTGGACATTGTAGAAGGAAAGACGGTAAAACCGGAAGAAACTGGCAGTGAACAGGCTGCTTGGGAGGCAAAAGATGCAAAAGCTCAGACTTTGTTGGTAACGCGCATGACGGAGAGATCCATGATGCATATATTATCATGCTCGACCTCGGCTCAAATGTGGAAGAAACTGCTTAGTGTGTATGAGCAAAAGACGGAGACGAGTATCCATATTGTACAGAACCGTTTCTTTCAATACAAATACGAAGCAGGAACTGAGATGTCAACATTTCTGTCAAAGATTCAAGAAATGCAGAATCAACTTACACAAATGGGCGAGAAAGTCTCTGATAAATTCGTTATTACGAAAATTTTAATGTCGTTGCCAGATGAATATAAACACTTTGTATCCGCTTGGGAGTCTGCCCCCGATGACAAGCAAACTATGGATAACTTAGTGGCGAGATTGTTAGTAGAAGAGGAAAGGGTAAAAGAGAAGGGCGAAGGGCGAGAGCCAACCTCGTCGTCGTCAGCTTTCGTAGCTAAGAATAAAAAGAATGCTAAGTGCATGAAGTGTGATAAATTCGGACATTATGCCAGTGAGTGCAGAAGTAATAACAACTATAACAATAGTGAAGGTCAAGGacataataactataataagtgTTTTTATTGTGGAAAAGGTGGACATAACAAAGCACAGTGTTGGTTTAGAAAGAACAAGGAACAGAATAAAAGTAACGCGTTTGTGGTGTCTGATTCAATAGGATCCTGCAATAAATCGCTTTTCATGGTTGACTCAGGGTGTAGCGAGCACATTTGCCGCGAACGTGGACTATTTTCGACATTTACCAGTGTAAACTATGATTGGAAAGTCGAAGTAGGTAATGGCGCGGAACTTAGTGTGCTAGGCCACGGACAGATGGCGGTTGAAGTGTTTAACGGGAGTGAATGGATTGATACAACCATAGACAATGTTTTGTTCGTTCCTGAAATGAAGTCTAATCTCATCTCTGTCAACCGAGTGACAGATAAGGGTTACTATTTGGTGACAGATGTCACGTCAAgcaaaatttgtaaaaataacGAAGTTTGTGCGGTCGCAAAACGAATTGGGAAGGCGTATTATTTAGAATTTCGTTTTAAAAACAATGTGGCGAGTGTTGCTAAAACATTGGAAGGTACCTTGATCGAGTGGCATGAAAAATTAGCACATCAAAACTTCGATCATGTCAGAAAAGTGCTTGAGAAAAACAACATTGATGTTAAGTCTACCTCTGTTCCCAAGTGCGAGAGCTGCCTCGAAGGCAGGATACATCGATTGCCATCTAATAAAAGCGAAAATGCGACTACCAGAACGTGCGAACTAATACACGCCGATACTTGTGGCCCGATGGAAGTTGAGTCTTTGAGCGGTTCAAAATACTTCGTCGTATTGAAGGATGACTTTTCGAACTACAGAACAGTTTATTTTGTGAAAAACAAATACGAAGTGAAGGGTTGTATTAATGATTTTCTGAATAAGGCGGAAAACATGACAGGAAACAGAGTTCGAGTGTTTCGTAGTGATACAGAGATAAACAGAGACGTGAAGGAGATGTTGTCGAGACGCGGAATAGAACATCAGACGCGGAATGAAATAACAGAGCGAAATGTCAATGCTGAACCCGAAATACGTACCCTTGTCGAGTCTGCTAGAACCATGCTGAATGCCAAGAACCTGCCAAAAGAGTTGTGGGCAGAGGCAATAGCAGCAGCAGTATTTGTACTGAATAGGACTGGTAAAAGCAAAGACAGTGAAAAATCTCCTTATGAAGTCTGGTCAGGGAAAAGTTTTGACATCCACCAGTTAAAACCCTTCGGTACTCCAGTATATACTCATATTCCAAAAGAGAAGAGGAAGAAGTGGGACCGAAAAGGGGAAAGAGGATTGATGGTTGGATATGGAGATACTGTGAAAGGCTATAGAGTATACTATCCTGATACAAAGAGTGTGGATTTGAAGCGGGACGTCGTTTTCTTGGAGAGTGTAGAATCAAAAGATGGGAGTCAGCAGGAGGTCACTTTGACCATTAAAGAAAACACAGAGAGAAAAACTGAAGAACCTTGCACTGAGCCAGAAGGGGAGTTGTCAAGTGTCAGTGAGAGAACAGCAACTTCAAGTGCAGAGGAATCAGGAAGTGAATATATCCCATCTGGTGATGAAGTTGACTTGAAAGAAATACCTCCACGAAAACCAAGTTCACGGATAAGAAAACCACCTGAATTTTACAGCTATAATTGCCAGAGTGTCCGAACTACAGAAAATGAGCCTGATACATACAAAGAGGTAGTGACCCGGCATGAGGCTGATGAATGGTTTGAAGCTATAAAGGGAGAACTGAAGACATGCGAAAATAGTGACAACTGGAAAACAGTGAGTGATCTAGGGAGTGAAATAGTGATCAGTAGTAAGGTAGGAAGTGAGTGTTTTAGAAAAGTGGTAATAAAGACGCTCCGCAGTATAAAACCAGGTTAGTTGCTAGGGGTTTTCTGAACAATgacatattaaatttaaatgacatttaggctgtttataataattgtaacttgatttgttaaaataaagaaaagtgTACCAATTAGTAGTAAAActattgtcaaaataaataagtctAAGGGCTTTAAAGTACTTGTTAGTGTTAAAATGAAACTTACATTTGTAATGATAAAAGGAAGGTTTGTTTATTGTTTGTTAGCTGTTTCAGTGGAGAGTAGATAACAGAAGTGTGCAAATGATTTGTCATTGACAGCATTATTAAAGGATACTAAGATATGTCAAACATACTCTAGATTTGAAATTTATCTATaaatgttaaaatgatgtttttAGGGGCATTTTGTAACTCAGACTGGGGTGGAGGTTTGAAAGATAGATAATCCACCACAGGctatgttttaatttttcaaattgcttgatattttttgaaagaaagaaatatCAGTCAGTGTATTTATCAACAGAATTGGAGTATGTTGTAAATGTTAAAACTAGTGTTGTAGTCAGTGAAGCTTAACACTTTAAACAGTCAGTGAAGCTTGTTGGTTGATTCATTTTACTtaattcatttaatttaaaatatataagaaCTAACCAACAACCTGCAGACATGCTATGTGATTGGATATGTAGCATGTAAGTTAGTTAATGTTGTATTTGAGAAATACTAATTAAGTTTTATCTTGTTTTAAAGTGTAATTACATTGAGAAGGGGTGTTGAAAATATACCAATGTAATTGCACCTCCATGTTAGGTCTATTATTTGTGTTTATGACATGTGGTTTAAAAACTAACTTCCGGGGTTCGATATTCAAATATATGTGTCATTCGTGTAAATGCAATGGTGGTTTGTTGATCTAAAATAAAACTCATTATCACAATTAAAActgttttctttatttaatttcatcaataatgttaatattttcggaaataatcgctcctaaaggaaaaaaatgtgcgtcccctctaacttttgaaccataagtttaaaaaatatgaaaaaaatcacaaaagtagaactttataaggactttctaggaaaattattttgaacttgataggttcagtaatttttgagaaaaatacggaaaactacggaaccctacactgagcgtggcccgacacgctcttggccggtttttccatttaaatccttccgacatccgatatcggatcggataaaaacggactaagacaatagatactgtatcccatcaaaaacaaaacttgtaaaaacaccaagtcttcgcaactcagtttgttcgcgcccttttcattcattatcattcatatcgtccatcccgttcgctcttccttatgataggttcaacctcatttttattTGTCGTGTCACCCGCCTTTTTGCCGaccttcttaaaaaatataagaaaatacgtCAATCTGCTAAACTAAAAGACATTCGATGTCAATGTgaaaaaatatccgcaacgacgaataaagttataattattaattaaataaataacgattCGCGAGTGTACACAAGAAAGAGTGAACCAAGTAAATATTCGAAAGGGTGGCCGCCCGCTGAACTGTCGAGAAAACAACAGCAGTAAGTTCGGCACGCATCAattaccataattttatttttccgttttattttattttatattacaatagttcgtCAGGAACTACGTAATCGCTGGTCCTTCAAcacagttcttctggcgtaaaaaagagttgagatccctgtaataccaagtcggttaatttattcagtccctaatacttaaaggaccttctgccataaattattacgtagtttactaATAGCTATACTTTCGTATTTTGCATTTCTCATGATGCGTCGAatagcattcaaatgtataagaTGAAAACTCGACTCGACGCCGCTCGATTCCGCATATGTGGAAGCCAGGCTTTATGGAAAAAGTAGGTTTTtgtgacaactaccaataagattttgccagggagactagagataaggaggaaagtctgtcgaagtagaacagtcgcaaaaatgaccggctgagcctttataattgcagttacaaatatctccgcttggagcgcatgtctcgctcaatgatcagcgatgtgagatgacattagacgttcttttctctagactaatttcgtcagactgagcaagtcaagacgtagtcccgtggtagtgcgctggcttcgtacgcagatgttctcgggttcaattctgacagcgatctttctgttttttttttatacatttattttctttttgtgtattttatttgtgtttatttattgttttattcatacaaatgttaacttaagcccttttacattgtttgccccatcttaggattcttcagtaatgttgtaagtcttgcaaatgaaatttaaaaaagttgtaacaaaacaaaaaaatatttttggacattaaaaaaataaaataattcaagaaaaatattagtagaaaaaaataataaaggtctcaccaggatttgaacccgggaccccttgctccgtaggcggggtcactcactaccgagaaggcaaagagattgtcaaacccttatgcacctgcgattgcagcgccacctatcttttcttttatatgtgcacttctgatacttaaagagGTTGCTCCATTATTTCTATTCTTCATGGATTTtgcacattcaaaaatctttaaataatactcaactcgtttcggtcgcactcgtacaAATATAGGATTGGTGCGAGCGAgacggagattgattgtcaacatgatatctatcatgatatcaccgatacctataggtaattatagtcaaatctttaaagttataggtacatatatgagatacatgagattattttaacttttgtaagtttgtacggatactaCTCAGTGGgccagtccgactcgcacttgaccggtttcttTATGTTGTCGATTTCTCCGTTGTTACATGaccgatttcattttttttttgattgaatgtatatatgtatacagatttgagattagtcctatttttatcaaaacccagttctgatgatgggatcctggagaaatcaaggCAACTCCTCGAATCTTGAAGGCATTcatgtggtgatttttgtgtttttataagaacagcatgcatatacatacggaacagtgacatttggtgcagtggaactgctgatgatggtcagaacggaactcctcaagtctgaaagacacactcatagtgactttggtatttttataagaacagcatgcatttatgttCAGAACAGTGGAACTCAGTGCAatggaactgatgatgatggaaatggatcagaatggaactcctcaaatctgcacGGCACACTTACAATGAATTTGGTATTTATATGAGAATAGctttaatttaagtacattcataacagtgacatttggtgcagtggaactgctgatgatggtcataaaggaactcctcaaatctggacgacacacttatagtgacttaatttagtattattataagaacagtatgcatttacgttcagaacagtggtcGCGTTAGagctcgcgggttcgaaccccggatcgcactaatgaggtttttggaatttatgtgcgaaatgtcatttgatatttgccagtagcttttcgctgaaggacagcatcgtgaggaaaccgggtaaTCCTAATAAAGCCCTAATTAcccatcgggttggaaggtcagatggaagtcgctttcgttaaactagtgcctacgcca
This window harbors:
- the LOC125232192 gene encoding uncharacterized protein LOC125232192; amino-acid sequence: MEKLHYKPAAAAKIVKTCCVLDNIANKANCELPPLNRHEEQEQQQEQRLAAEFDARQQNADIYLAMAPDRCWLNKELQLGRAARQALVRQLANYECGAPCYY